The following nucleotide sequence is from Juglans microcarpa x Juglans regia isolate MS1-56 chromosome 6D, Jm3101_v1.0, whole genome shotgun sequence.
TCCATTTGTTATGAACTCACTAGATAGACTCGCCCTTGAAAACTAGTTTACAAGGGAAGTGCACctaggggcttataaaccaCCAATCAATCCCATACTTAGTCATGTAGAATCGTAACAAAGCATCATTATAGTTTATGCTATTAGCAATattagagaaagaagaaaaacaaaaaccactAAGATGAATGGAGCTCCGTACCCTCAATGAGAATCCCCATGAGAAGGGCTTCAGTCCCGGTAGTTGGGTACTTGACCTTCCTTGCTTCCAACTCCCCCATAGCAAATGACTTGATTGCCCTCCTAGACCATCTGCTCCAGTCACCCACTCAAATGTTCAATCCCCACCAAGCCACCAACGAATAAAAAGCGGGAGAAAAGAAAACCCCAAAATCTAAAATCCAAAGAAAATTTTAACTAAACTCACTTGGGAACTTTTTCAGTCGAGGAAAGTCTCTCTGGGTTTCTGCAAAATCAGAAGAATCTGAAACAACAGTTTGGGTCATCCAAAACCGGGAAAGTTTTTCCAAAGACTTACGCAGTGGGGAGGCTGAACGATACCGTGGCAGAGACGGGTCGGCGTTTTAGTACGGAGGGTCTGATATTGGAGGACTGAAGCGAGAGAGTGTTGGTGCCGAGCCATGGGTGAGGCAGACCATGTTGTCTGAGCCTGAGGGCCCGAACCAGACGCGAGGGATGAAGGTCGAATCGTCTTCTGCTATCGGAGTCTGAGAATTGAGCTGTCCTTACTGGAAACTTCGAGATGGTGCGAGAAGCCATTTTCACAAGAACACTGCGAGTCGCGAGATGGTGCGAGCAGCTACCGAATCGTGGATAGAGTAGAGAATTGGGTCGCCTAGAAAACGACGACGTGTTAGTGGATTTCGTGACTCGTCCAGCAATATTTGTACTTGGTCATACAGTTTGGGCTGAGTGGGCTCGAAGCAAATCTGCATGGGACTGTTTCGAGGGCTAGACAAAAGGAGTTCCAACAATCTGACACCATGGGCCTGGGCCTGGGCCTGGAATTGCTTAGAACAAGAAGAGAATACCAAATAACCCAATATAAATTATCCTGGCCAAGTATACGAGTAATAGCAGTGTAATTTCGCCAAGATCCTTTAATTAATTGACAACATCTTGATTTTTCATTAAGAGAAGTAAGGATTGAATAACCCTCTCcatgtataaaagaaaaaatagatgtGTAATTTCAGGACGTgaagtcatttaaaaaaaaattgagatttcttaaaaaaatttaattttttaagttgattcttacttttttttcaaaagatttatGGAGTTTGacaagtcatttttttttataatgagattgtacattttatgtgatttcagaaatcaaatatattaaatgaaaagcTACTTAAAATGTGACAAGTCAATTAGTGCGaggaatgataaaatattttaagttaaaaggGTAGCATTTATAATCTTTGTCACGCAAGGGAAATTTCTATtatctgttttttgttttcagaaCAAAGTTCTATGCATGCAGCCATCCTCCGAGAACGGAAAAACTTGatacttc
It contains:
- the LOC121235198 gene encoding ATP-dependent Clp protease ATP-binding subunit CLPT2, chloroplastic-like, with product MASRTISKFPVRTAQFSDSDSRRRFDLHPSRLVRALRLRQHGLPHPWLGTNTLSLQSSNIRPSVLKRRPVSATVSFSLPTANPERLSSTEKVPKWSRRAIKSFAMGELEARKVKYPTTGTEALLMGILIEGTSLASKFLRANGITLFKVREETIKLLGKADMYFFSPEHPPLTEAALRALDWAIDQKLKSGDSGEVATSDLLLGIWSEVESPGHKIMATLGFTDEKAKELKSLSSEAGPVDD